In Nicotiana tabacum cultivar K326 chromosome 17, ASM71507v2, whole genome shotgun sequence, one DNA window encodes the following:
- the LOC142172096 gene encoding uncharacterized protein LOC142172096 has translation MKLLLINDGTSFEEFINKICEVIEFDRNKNDPYYKGCKFVVDISELLSETFNGDQQQEGNHNVPEEQLMLISEIPEEQHMPISEITMENESVIPVKDQHFETLHTIEGRKRKAKGKAKESPSIILKENASLDDVKLGSVFQDKNAMIRYFCLAAIKDHFEFYVEKSSNTRYSLVCTDEKCVWTVRGSRIKESTLFKIVKFQRTHECSIDIRKSHQRQATSNVIRDYMIYNLRDIATEVKPKFVILEMKIAHGIDVGYGKAWRAIQKGISLLRGTTEENYDQLSSYLYMMEQKNPGSYTTIKRDAENRELRKAIGIRKNLMFLSDQHKAIANRIANCFPKCYHGICIYHLEKNLKQRRVRNTVINLFQSAARVYIQSEFHDFMSQIAIVDKKTFDYLMEESPGKWARSHCPRRRYDMLTTNIVESMNNVLRRARELPVLTMMDIIQEKLQIWFYERRTVAEGIFRKISNWAEATLDDKIKPAFTFRVLPIDRLKFKVK, from the exons ATGAAGCTTCTGCTTATAAATGATGGGACTTCATTTGAGGAATTCATTAATAAGATTTGTGAAGTTATAGAGTTCGACAGGAACAA AAACGATCCATACTACAAAGGCTGCAAATTTGTTGTTGATATATCAGAATTACTTTCTGAAACTTTTAATGGAGATCAACAACAAGAAG GGAACCACAATGTTCCAGAAGAGCAACTCATGCTGATTTCTGAAATACCAGAAGAGCAACACATGCCGATTTCTGAAATTACAATGGAAAATGAGAGTGTAATTCCTGTAAAAGATCAACACTTTGAAACACTACACACAATTGAAGGGAGAAAAAGGAAAGCAAAAGGAAAGGCAAAAGAATCTCCATCAATAATACTAAAGGAAAATGCATCATTGGATGATGTAAAACTAGGGTCTGTTTTTCAAGACAAAAATGCTATGATTAGATATTTTTGCTTAGCAGCAATAAAGGATCACTTTGAGTTCTATGTTGAAAAATCAAGTAATACAAGATACTCTTTGGTGTGTACTGATGAAAAGTGTGTTTGGACTGTTCGAGGTTCAAGAATTAAGGAATCAACACTCTTTAAAATAGTTAAATTTCAGAGAACACATGAATGCTCAATTGACATTAGAAAGTCACATCAAAGACAAGCGACTTCAAATGTGATAAGAGATTATATGATTTACAACTTAAGAGACATAGCTACTGAAGTAAAGCCTAAGTTTGTCATTTTAGAAATGAAAATAGCACATGGAATTGATGTTGGTTATGGAAAAGCATGGCGTGCTATTCAAAAAGGGATATCTTTATTAAGAGGAACAACAGAAGAAAATTATGATCAGCTGTCATCATATTTGTATATGATGGAACAAAAAAATCCAGGATCATATACTACTATTAAGAGAGATGCAGAAAACAg AGAATTAAGAAAAGCAATTGGCATTCGCAAAAATTTAATGTTTTTGTCAGATCAACACAAGGCCATTGCAAATAGAATTGCAAATTGTTTCCCTAAGTgctaccatggtatttgcatatatCATTTAGAGAAGAATCTAAAGCAAAGAAGAGTGAGAAACACTGTAATAAACCTGTTTCAAAGTGCTGCAAGAGTATACATTCAATCAGAATTTCATGACTTTATGTCCCAAATAGCTATTGTTGATAAGAAAACATTCGACTATTTAATGGAGGAATCACCAGGAAAATGGGCTCGTTCACATTGTCCAAGACGACGATATGATATGCTAACAACAAATATTGTTGAGTCAATGAATAATGTTTTGAGACGTGCAAGAGAATTGCCAGTTTTAACAATGATGGATATCATACAAGAAAAATTGCAAATCTGGTTCTATGAAAGAAGGACAGTAGCAGAAGGAATATTCCGCAAAATATCAAATTGGGCAGAAGCAACATTGGATGACAAAATTAAACCAGCTTTTACATTTAGAGTATTGCCGATTGATCGACTCAAATTTAAAGTCAAATAA